From a region of the Leptospira montravelensis genome:
- the leuS gene encoding leucine--tRNA ligase has translation MNYPFQDIEQKWQKHWDDHQTFRTNAHSTKPKYYCLDMFPYPSGAGLHVGHPEGYTATDIISRLKRMEGFEVLHPMGWDAFGLPAERYAMTTGIHPRTTTKNNIDTFRRQIKSLGLSYDWEREISTTHPDYYRWTQWIFLQIYNSYFDRKLNKALPIAELIKTLESEGSGFFEGKELPKGIQFSAADWKSKSRKEKEDILSHFRLVYEANIPVNWCEALGTVLANEEVEEWTSKGYSVERKPMRQYMMRITSYAERLLNDLSLCEWPTSTLEMQRNWIGKSEGLELSFHVPRVSKDITVYTTRPDTIFGATYLVLAPEHPLVAELTTAEQKSAVEKYQKDCSLKSDLERTELNKDKTGVFTGSYASLPTDPSVKVPIYISDYVLISYGTGAIMAVPAHDQRDYDFAVKFQLPIKQVIDGQMEPNLAFDSKDSVCINSSSAEITLDGKSYKDAFQTMTTWAEGKGIGRKKIQFKLRDWLFARQRYWGEPIPLVHFADGTPKALSDSELPLVLPDLEEFKPSGTGESPLALAKDWLVYTDPVTGEVGKRETNTMPQWAGSCYYYLRYIDPRNNDKLIDPELEKAWMPVEVYVGGAEHAVLHLLYSRFWHKILFDLGHVSSPEPFQKLVHQGLILGEDKGKMSKSRGNVVNPDDVVSEFGADTLRLFEMFMGPFEMSKPWSKNGVDGVFRFLNRVWRLFHSGENESFFVEDIEPNEAELKTLHRTIKKVKDDIDNFSFNTAVSQMMIFVNEFTSNPRKPKKVFEPFVLALSPFAPHLAEELWAKLGHKESLAYHPYPKWEEKYLVDANITIVVQVNGKMRGEFLAPRDIEEKEVLTLAKAVEKAKPFWEGKEIKKEIYVKGKLVNIVVAG, from the coding sequence ATGAATTATCCATTCCAAGATATTGAACAAAAATGGCAAAAACACTGGGACGACCACCAGACCTTTCGCACAAACGCCCACTCAACTAAACCTAAATACTATTGTTTAGACATGTTTCCCTACCCAAGTGGCGCTGGCCTTCACGTAGGCCATCCTGAGGGATACACAGCTACCGACATCATTTCAAGACTCAAACGAATGGAAGGATTTGAAGTCCTACATCCTATGGGTTGGGACGCTTTTGGTTTACCTGCAGAAAGATATGCCATGACCACAGGGATCCACCCTCGCACGACAACTAAGAACAATATTGATACCTTTCGCCGCCAAATCAAAAGCCTTGGGCTTTCTTATGATTGGGAAAGAGAGATCTCCACAACTCACCCAGACTATTACCGCTGGACACAGTGGATTTTTTTGCAAATTTACAATTCCTACTTTGACAGAAAGTTAAACAAAGCTCTCCCGATTGCTGAACTCATCAAAACTTTGGAGTCGGAAGGTTCTGGATTTTTTGAAGGAAAAGAACTCCCCAAAGGAATTCAGTTCTCTGCCGCCGATTGGAAATCCAAATCACGCAAAGAAAAAGAAGATATTTTATCCCATTTTCGCTTAGTGTATGAAGCCAATATCCCAGTCAATTGGTGTGAGGCACTGGGAACCGTTCTTGCCAATGAAGAAGTAGAAGAATGGACATCCAAAGGGTATTCTGTAGAAAGAAAACCCATGCGCCAATACATGATGCGCATCACATCCTACGCCGAACGTTTGTTAAACGATCTTTCGCTTTGTGAATGGCCGACTTCCACTTTGGAAATGCAAAGAAACTGGATTGGAAAATCCGAAGGATTAGAACTTAGTTTCCACGTTCCGCGCGTTTCCAAAGACATCACTGTTTATACAACAAGACCTGATACGATTTTTGGAGCTACATACCTTGTTCTTGCTCCAGAACATCCACTTGTGGCAGAACTCACCACGGCAGAACAAAAATCTGCGGTTGAAAAATACCAAAAGGATTGTTCTTTAAAAAGTGATTTAGAAAGAACCGAACTCAATAAAGATAAAACAGGAGTTTTTACAGGATCTTATGCAAGTTTGCCAACAGATCCATCTGTAAAAGTTCCGATTTATATTTCCGATTATGTTTTAATTTCATATGGAACCGGTGCCATCATGGCTGTTCCCGCTCACGACCAAAGAGACTATGATTTTGCAGTGAAGTTCCAACTTCCGATCAAACAAGTGATCGATGGACAAATGGAACCAAATCTTGCTTTTGATTCAAAAGATTCTGTTTGTATCAACTCTTCTTCCGCAGAAATTACGTTAGATGGTAAATCTTACAAAGATGCCTTCCAAACCATGACGACTTGGGCCGAAGGAAAAGGAATTGGTCGTAAAAAAATCCAATTCAAACTAAGGGATTGGTTATTTGCAAGACAAAGGTATTGGGGAGAACCCATTCCTCTGGTTCACTTTGCTGATGGTACTCCAAAAGCTTTATCCGATTCCGAACTTCCTTTAGTATTACCTGACTTAGAAGAATTCAAACCTTCGGGAACGGGTGAATCTCCTCTTGCTTTAGCAAAGGATTGGCTTGTTTATACAGATCCTGTCACTGGCGAAGTGGGAAAAAGAGAAACCAATACCATGCCGCAGTGGGCAGGGTCTTGTTATTATTATCTTCGTTACATTGACCCAAGAAACAACGACAAACTCATTGATCCAGAACTTGAAAAAGCTTGGATGCCAGTGGAAGTATATGTAGGTGGGGCGGAACATGCCGTATTGCACTTGTTATACTCTAGATTCTGGCATAAAATTCTTTTTGATTTGGGTCATGTTTCTTCTCCAGAACCTTTCCAGAAATTGGTCCACCAAGGACTCATTCTTGGTGAAGACAAAGGAAAAATGTCCAAGTCTCGTGGAAACGTAGTTAACCCTGATGATGTGGTTTCAGAATTTGGTGCCGACACACTCCGTCTTTTTGAAATGTTTATGGGTCCGTTTGAGATGTCCAAACCTTGGAGTAAAAACGGTGTGGATGGGGTCTTTCGATTTTTAAATCGAGTTTGGAGACTTTTTCATTCTGGGGAAAACGAATCTTTCTTTGTAGAAGATATCGAACCAAATGAAGCAGAACTAAAAACACTTCATCGTACAATTAAAAAAGTAAAAGACGATATTGATAATTTCTCATTCAACACAGCTGTCTCTCAAATGATGATCTTTGTGAATGAATTCACAAGTAATCCGAGAAAACCCAAAAAAGTTTTTGAACCTTTTGTTCTCGCACTCTCCCCTTTTGCCCCTCACTTAGCTGAAGAACTTTGGGCCAAACTTGGACACAAAGAGTCTCTTGCTTACCATCCTTATCCGAAATGGGAAGAGAAGTATTTGGTAGATGCCAATATTACCATTGTGGTGCAAGTGAATGGAAAGATGCGAGGAGAGTTCCTTGCTCCTCGTGACATAGAAGAAAAAGAAGTTTTGACTCTTGCCAAAGCCGTCGAAAAAGCAAAACCATTCTGGGAAGGTAAAGAGATCAAAAAAGAAATTTATGTAAAAGGGAAACTCGTCAACATAGTTGTAGCGGGTTAA
- the folK gene encoding 2-amino-4-hydroxy-6-hydroxymethyldihydropteridine diphosphokinase: protein MKYSNIAFLSLGSNIGDRHHFMDQAIWEISTLPEVQILKQSERLETAPLENTNQPYFLNQILKVMVSSAFTLPCLLDSLQAIEDKLGRKRRSWKGPREIDIDILTYEAVVMKTDFLHLPHHSLYTRPFIKQLLTDMGEIGVYALYLELNHEKHYSTV, encoded by the coding sequence ATGAAATATTCCAATATTGCCTTTTTGTCTCTGGGTTCGAACATCGGTGACAGGCACCATTTTATGGACCAGGCAATTTGGGAAATTTCTACCTTACCAGAAGTGCAAATTTTAAAACAATCCGAACGATTGGAAACGGCCCCACTAGAAAATACAAACCAACCTTATTTTTTAAATCAAATTTTAAAGGTAATGGTATCTTCAGCTTTCACTCTTCCTTGTTTGCTTGATTCCCTCCAAGCCATTGAAGACAAACTGGGGAGGAAACGTAGGTCTTGGAAGGGCCCAAGAGAAATCGATATCGATATTCTTACCTACGAAGCGGTTGTAATGAAAACTGATTTTTTACACTTGCCTCACCATTCGCTTTATACAAGACCATTCATCAAACAGTTGTTAACAGATATGGGAGAAATTGGAGTGTATGCGCTCTATTTGGAACTAAACCATGAAAAACATTATTCTACAGTATAA
- a CDS encoding rhodanese-like domain-containing protein: MVPEIDVVSFKKRLDARAEGKDDFFVLDVRNPNEQQIALVPGTDKLIPVSELAARIEEIKSQIDKEILVYCRSGGRSGMACGILAQAGFKSYKNVAGGTLAYSDLVDPSMQKY; encoded by the coding sequence ATGGTACCGGAAATCGATGTAGTCAGTTTTAAAAAACGTCTAGATGCGCGTGCAGAAGGCAAAGATGATTTTTTTGTATTGGATGTAAGAAACCCAAATGAACAACAAATTGCTTTGGTTCCTGGCACAGACAAACTCATTCCCGTAAGCGAACTTGCGGCCCGAATTGAGGAAATCAAAAGTCAAATTGATAAAGAAATTTTAGTGTACTGTCGTTCCGGTGGAAGGTCAGGAATGGCCTGTGGAATTTTAGCCCAAGCTGGATTTAAATCCTATAAAAACGTAGCCGGAGGAACTTTAGCTTATTCCGATTTAGTCGATCCTTCCATGCAAAAGTATTAA
- a CDS encoding 3-deoxy-7-phosphoheptulonate synthase, with product MKPTANLRILEQHSLIPPSVIIEELPLTDAASEVVVRTRSEISDIIHGKDNKRMLVVVGPCSVHDIGAVMEYASKLKPKIEEFKNELLIVMRVYFEKPRTTVGWKGLINDPDLDGSFHINKGLQLARKLLLDLNNMGIPCGTEFLDVISPQYIADLVAWGAIGARTTESQVHRELASGLSAPIGFKNGTDGNVQIAVDAIRSASSSHHFLSVTNQGSSAIFRTAGNKDTHVILRGGNKGPNFDEASVNELGAQIEKAGLPAKVMIDCSHGNSQKDFRKQPAVIDAVAEQFAQGSKHILGVMIESHLKEGNQSIDAKPLTYGQSITDACVSWETTVPMFERLAEAARKRK from the coding sequence ATGAAACCTACAGCCAATTTAAGAATTTTAGAACAACATAGTCTCATCCCACCGTCGGTCATCATTGAAGAACTTCCGTTAACTGATGCTGCCTCTGAAGTGGTTGTCCGCACCAGAAGTGAAATTTCTGATATCATACACGGAAAAGACAATAAACGTATGTTAGTTGTCGTGGGACCATGTTCTGTTCATGACATTGGTGCCGTAATGGAATATGCATCCAAACTCAAACCAAAAATTGAAGAGTTCAAAAATGAACTTCTCATAGTGATGCGAGTGTATTTTGAAAAACCAAGAACCACTGTCGGTTGGAAAGGACTCATTAACGATCCTGATTTAGATGGATCTTTTCATATCAATAAAGGGCTCCAATTGGCCCGTAAACTTTTATTAGACCTTAACAATATGGGAATCCCTTGTGGGACCGAATTTTTGGATGTAATTTCCCCGCAGTACATTGCAGACTTAGTGGCTTGGGGTGCCATTGGTGCCAGAACCACAGAAAGCCAAGTCCACAGGGAACTAGCCTCAGGACTTTCTGCTCCCATTGGTTTTAAAAATGGAACCGATGGAAATGTTCAGATCGCTGTGGACGCCATTCGATCGGCAAGTTCTAGTCATCATTTTCTTTCTGTTACTAACCAAGGAAGTAGTGCGATCTTTCGAACCGCAGGAAACAAAGACACTCATGTGATTTTACGTGGGGGAAACAAAGGACCTAACTTTGATGAGGCGTCAGTCAATGAACTAGGTGCACAAATTGAAAAAGCAGGCCTTCCGGCTAAAGTGATGATCGATTGTTCTCATGGAAATAGCCAAAAAGATTTTCGCAAACAACCAGCTGTGATTGATGCTGTAGCAGAACAATTTGCACAAGGCAGCAAACATATCCTAGGTGTGATGATCGAAAGTCATTTGAAAGAAGGAAACCAGTCCATTGATGCGAAACCTCTGACCTATGGTCAGTCCATCACAGATGCTTGTGTTTCTTGGGAAACAACGGTTCCTATGTTCGAACGTTTGGCAGAAGCTGCTAGAAAGAGAAAATAA
- the panB gene encoding 3-methyl-2-oxobutanoate hydroxymethyltransferase yields MKNIILQYKKKYDAGEPISVITCYDYTFATLFNRTEVDCLLVGDSLGMVIQGNHSTLPVTLDEIIYHTKAVCKGAPDKTIIADLPFLSYQTSIEDGIRSAGRVLKETNASCVKLEGDSDFIIELTKRMTESGIPVFAHLGLTPQSVHTLGGHRVQGKTEAARSKMVRKSRELAEAGAFALLLEMVPESLGKEITESIRIPTIGIGAGKYTSGQVLVMQDLLGLNEDFHPKFLKKFGNLSGAVKDAVNLYHREVTKREYPSDAHVFSDT; encoded by the coding sequence ATGAAAAACATTATTCTACAGTATAAAAAAAAATACGATGCGGGAGAACCTATCTCTGTCATCACTTGTTACGATTATACCTTTGCCACTCTTTTCAACAGAACCGAAGTGGATTGCCTCCTAGTAGGTGATTCTCTCGGAATGGTGATCCAAGGAAATCATTCCACACTACCTGTTACTTTAGATGAAATCATCTATCATACAAAAGCGGTTTGTAAGGGAGCACCCGACAAAACCATTATCGCTGATCTGCCGTTTTTATCTTACCAAACATCCATTGAAGACGGGATTCGTTCTGCAGGCCGTGTTTTAAAAGAAACCAATGCTTCTTGTGTAAAACTAGAAGGGGATTCCGATTTTATCATCGAACTCACAAAACGAATGACAGAATCAGGAATTCCGGTTTTTGCTCATTTGGGTCTCACACCACAATCGGTTCACACTCTTGGTGGACACCGTGTCCAAGGAAAAACAGAGGCCGCTCGTTCCAAAATGGTTCGTAAATCCAGAGAACTTGCCGAAGCAGGCGCCTTTGCCTTGTTACTCGAAATGGTTCCCGAATCTCTCGGAAAAGAAATCACAGAATCCATTCGCATTCCAACGATTGGGATAGGAGCCGGAAAATACACTTCGGGCCAAGTGCTTGTGATGCAGGATTTACTGGGTCTCAATGAAGACTTTCATCCTAAGTTTTTGAAGAAGTTTGGGAATCTCAGCGGGGCGGTAAAGGATGCAGTGAATTTGTATCACCGCGAAGTTACGAAACGTGAGTATCCATCGGATGCCCACGTTTTTTCAGATACTTAA
- a CDS encoding ATP-binding protein has protein sequence MNLSEITSIRDGNPQCKTCGGVGITLAEHVRGSRSGALVLCHCIGSDCNTCESKGQAPFMTFDRKVDKMLPCVCHNARFSLRNLENLVEKANIPARYRFQFLSTIDIGDTASDPDMSFIIAHDWANELVHKFKNADFTPQGFYLWGGTGSGKTLLACVILNELIFRYGITCKYAKVNKDFLSAIRDTYQSDSETHGQERSIEREFANVDVLIIDDFGVQKESEFNNRKLYDLIDSRYEQEKLTLLTSNHSLIEWRDRGQGRIYSRLMEMTKEIELKCPDYRTKFVKR, from the coding sequence ATGAATTTATCCGAAATTACTTCCATCCGAGACGGAAATCCGCAGTGTAAAACCTGTGGCGGGGTCGGAATTACCTTAGCAGAGCATGTTCGTGGCTCACGTTCTGGGGCTTTGGTTCTTTGCCATTGTATTGGCAGTGACTGTAACACTTGTGAGTCGAAAGGGCAAGCTCCCTTTATGACTTTTGACAGGAAGGTGGACAAAATGCTCCCTTGTGTTTGTCATAATGCAAGGTTTTCCCTTCGCAACCTAGAGAATTTAGTCGAAAAAGCAAACATTCCGGCACGGTATCGATTCCAATTTTTGTCTACAATCGACATTGGTGACACTGCAAGCGACCCTGATATGTCTTTTATCATTGCTCACGACTGGGCAAACGAACTCGTTCATAAATTTAAAAATGCAGATTTCACTCCGCAGGGGTTTTATCTTTGGGGTGGGACAGGGTCTGGAAAAACACTTCTTGCATGTGTGATTTTAAACGAACTCATTTTTCGATACGGGATTACGTGTAAGTATGCTAAGGTGAATAAAGACTTTTTGTCTGCCATTCGTGATACTTACCAGTCTGATAGCGAAACTCATGGACAAGAACGTTCCATCGAAAGAGAATTCGCCAATGTTGATGTTCTCATCATTGATGACTTCGGTGTCCAAAAGGAATCCGAATTCAACAATCGAAAGTTATACGATCTCATCGACAGTCGTTATGAACAAGAAAAACTCACTCTCCTGACTTCGAACCATTCGCTCATAGAGTGGAGAGACCGAGGCCAAGGTAGAATTTATTCGCGGCTTATGGAAATGACCAAAGAAATTGAACTCAAGTGTCCCGATTATCGCACTAAGTTTGTAAAGAGGTAA
- the fcpA gene encoding flagellar coiling protein FcpA, with protein sequence MKIIKYLLILQLVSGFSVLFAQTQPANAQESQAAKDQVDELLKGELVPENDDAELTEDQKKRKKEIMEQESLWKNPDYKGYNKTFQELHQLSKTFANNQFRLALSNYQSGVNTIMKNRDWVEQFRKEEAEKKRLDEKWYWQKVDRKSREERVVYREKMKAKQEALNYFSKSINHLDEIKNPDLRERPEFKRLLSDVYRSWVMAEYDLQNLPQCIPILELYIEIDDNEKEYPAHKYLASAYSFEENMIKKTKGPDDMLFKYRYKKNVHLLRATELKYGKDSPEYKHIVNVINRDEVISVAQ encoded by the coding sequence ATGAAGATTATTAAGTATCTCCTTATTCTCCAACTGGTGTCCGGCTTCAGTGTGCTTTTCGCACAAACTCAGCCTGCTAACGCTCAAGAAAGCCAAGCGGCTAAAGACCAAGTCGACGAACTTCTCAAAGGCGAGCTCGTTCCTGAAAACGACGATGCGGAACTCACAGAAGACCAAAAAAAGAGAAAGAAAGAAATTATGGAACAGGAATCTCTTTGGAAGAATCCTGATTATAAAGGGTATAACAAAACTTTCCAAGAGTTACACCAACTTTCTAAAACTTTCGCCAACAACCAATTCCGTTTGGCTCTTTCTAACTACCAATCTGGTGTAAATACCATTATGAAAAATAGAGATTGGGTGGAACAATTCCGCAAAGAAGAAGCGGAAAAGAAACGTTTAGATGAAAAATGGTACTGGCAAAAAGTAGATCGTAAATCTAGAGAAGAACGAGTTGTTTACCGCGAAAAAATGAAAGCGAAACAAGAAGCTCTTAACTACTTCTCTAAATCGATCAACCACCTTGATGAAATTAAAAACCCTGATTTAAGAGAAAGACCTGAGTTTAAAAGACTTCTTTCTGATGTTTATCGTTCTTGGGTAATGGCTGAGTATGACCTTCAAAACCTACCTCAGTGTATCCCAATTCTTGAACTTTACATCGAAATCGATGACAACGAGAAAGAATACCCTGCTCACAAGTATCTTGCAAGTGCATATAGCTTCGAAGAAAACATGATCAAAAAGACAAAAGGTCCAGATGATATGCTCTTCAAGTATCGTTACAAAAAGAACGTTCACTTATTACGTGCAACCGAGTTAAAATATGGAAAAGATTCTCCTGAATACAAACATATTGTTAACGTAATCAACCGAGATGAGGTTATTTCGGTAGCACAATAA
- a CDS encoding ABC transporter ATP-binding protein encodes MLEFKNVFKSFHNESETIDVLKNISFRIETGEFVAIIGPSGSGKSTLLGVAAGLDKPDIGVVALDGTDVTKENESNLADLRADKIGFIFQNFQLLPGLNAIENVGIPLYLKSSLTEAEILKKSEKILESVSMSHRATHFPKQLSGGEEQRIAIARSFVNDPKIIFADEPTANLDFKNSKTVLDLLLYRNKEQGTTLVVVTHDPDVAKLADRVLEMRDGEIISDFRNKTKSTSGSSKKLTTKKTTKQNKTTIGSKKVSR; translated from the coding sequence GTGTTGGAATTTAAAAATGTGTTCAAATCATTTCACAATGAATCGGAAACGATTGATGTGTTGAAAAATATTTCATTTCGCATTGAAACGGGTGAATTTGTAGCGATTATAGGCCCATCTGGTTCAGGCAAATCAACACTACTTGGTGTAGCGGCCGGTCTAGATAAACCTGATATTGGAGTTGTAGCACTGGATGGAACTGATGTAACAAAGGAAAATGAATCTAATTTAGCTGATTTACGTGCAGACAAAATAGGTTTTATCTTTCAAAACTTCCAATTGCTTCCTGGCCTCAATGCCATTGAGAATGTTGGAATTCCATTGTACTTAAAATCCTCACTCACTGAGGCAGAGATTTTAAAAAAATCAGAAAAAATATTGGAATCTGTGTCTATGTCTCACAGAGCCACTCACTTCCCAAAACAATTGTCAGGTGGTGAAGAACAAAGAATTGCCATTGCAAGAAGTTTTGTGAATGATCCAAAGATTATTTTTGCAGATGAACCAACTGCTAATTTGGATTTTAAAAATAGTAAAACTGTTTTAGATCTTTTGTTATATAGAAACAAAGAACAAGGCACCACTCTTGTTGTGGTCACACATGATCCTGATGTGGCAAAACTGGCCGATCGTGTTTTAGAAATGAGAGACGGGGAAATTATTTCTGATTTTAGGAATAAAACAAAATCTACTTCCGGTTCTTCTAAAAAACTGACTACAAAAAAGACCACCAAACAAAATAAAACGACTATTGGTTCTAAGAAGGTCAGTCGATGA
- a CDS encoding ABC transporter permease — protein sequence MKVSLFRFYLKRELFSRFRYSLLIVVSITLGVGSVIGIHSYKDNTANAIKREAKSIMGADIALQSPQEITKTAENLVKTTLPKGSETSASIQFLSMISNESGEENSLSFIKAVETNYPFYGEMKTEPEAAYRNLKPNQVLLDKSLVENLKLKIGDRVRLGDSLLVLAGFVVKEPGAVGSFVGSAPGSIILRDTANRTGLVQRGSRIRYTIYAKFPDTVDSLGWKDKEFEALIKEDLTIYHNTEVNSGSQQFIKNTFDYMALLALAGFFLGAISVYTAVRTRLLEKRNEIAILMCLGAKPNVILLLVFAEIFILSIFGTTLGLALGYGIQSILPDISGLMTVESGIVFGLSFSSILWSLVLGVILPLLISIPLVLETRSVKPLAALKEVESQTSGKLSTSKWQFGSFLLIYVLFTSLAVLETESFFKGILFTLVLLTLPVLVYGLYIFLGFFITKISKLGWLSKEWSLVTKKVTRKSGALRLSIIGLGSALFILTLSLILQESLLELSGAREIERRPNMFLLDIRETQKEDLLTAIKTFPVDKQFLAPVIGARLSKVNGEPIKKEDTIKNAMDRNWRATARTREYFLSYRDEMYDTEEVTKGSWWDNSGRNEISVERDFAGYLQAGVGDELTFNVQGREVSGKITNLRSVNWADMKPNFVVLFSKGILEKAPRFYIVSLLIDSGESRYQLQKVIVNRFPNITVIDTEKTIQAFMGILEKVTQMMALMTAFILAASFVLVFTTLYASQSERKREFALLRVIGANSRFMVKHFLREALLVSVISFLLGLIYSVVANEVLNRSVLELRSVYPYGQLSLVFLGICLVTVSLYALGLFSFFRMPTKTVLKEIK from the coding sequence ATGAAAGTTTCTTTATTTCGTTTTTATCTAAAACGTGAGCTTTTTTCTCGTTTTCGGTATTCACTGCTTATCGTTGTGTCCATCACCCTTGGTGTGGGATCGGTGATCGGAATTCATTCCTACAAAGACAATACAGCGAATGCTATAAAAAGAGAGGCAAAATCGATCATGGGGGCCGATATTGCCCTCCAATCCCCCCAAGAAATCACAAAAACAGCAGAAAATTTGGTAAAAACAACCCTCCCGAAGGGTTCCGAGACCAGTGCTTCCATCCAGTTTCTATCCATGATTTCCAATGAATCGGGGGAGGAAAACTCGCTAAGTTTTATCAAAGCGGTAGAAACCAATTACCCTTTCTACGGGGAAATGAAAACCGAACCAGAAGCCGCTTATCGCAATTTAAAACCAAACCAAGTTTTACTCGATAAATCTCTCGTAGAAAACTTAAAACTTAAAATCGGTGACCGAGTACGTTTGGGTGATAGTTTACTTGTGTTAGCTGGTTTTGTGGTAAAAGAACCAGGTGCTGTGGGTTCCTTTGTTGGATCTGCTCCCGGTTCCATCATTTTAAGAGATACGGCAAACAGGACAGGGCTTGTCCAACGAGGAAGTAGGATTCGTTATACCATTTATGCGAAATTTCCAGATACTGTAGACAGTTTGGGTTGGAAGGACAAAGAGTTTGAAGCCCTGATTAAAGAAGATTTAACCATTTATCACAATACAGAAGTTAATTCCGGGTCCCAACAGTTTATCAAAAACACATTTGATTATATGGCACTCCTTGCTTTGGCGGGATTCTTTTTAGGAGCCATTTCAGTTTATACAGCAGTGAGAACGAGGTTACTCGAAAAACGAAACGAAATCGCCATTCTTATGTGCCTTGGTGCCAAACCAAACGTGATTTTACTTTTGGTTTTTGCAGAGATTTTCATTCTTTCGATTTTCGGAACTACACTTGGCCTTGCCCTTGGGTATGGAATCCAATCCATCTTACCGGATATCAGTGGACTCATGACGGTAGAATCTGGAATTGTCTTTGGACTTTCTTTTTCTTCCATACTTTGGAGTTTGGTGTTGGGAGTGATCCTTCCACTTCTTATTTCCATTCCTCTTGTCTTAGAAACAAGATCTGTGAAACCACTGGCTGCTTTAAAAGAAGTGGAATCACAAACTAGTGGAAAACTTTCCACATCCAAATGGCAATTTGGATCTTTCCTTTTGATTTATGTTTTGTTTACCAGTCTTGCTGTCCTCGAAACAGAAAGTTTCTTTAAAGGAATCCTCTTTACATTGGTATTGTTAACGTTACCGGTTCTTGTGTACGGATTGTACATATTTCTTGGCTTTTTTATCACAAAAATATCAAAACTAGGATGGTTATCCAAAGAATGGAGCCTTGTGACAAAAAAAGTCACTCGTAAATCGGGAGCACTTAGGCTTTCTATTATCGGACTTGGATCGGCACTGTTCATTCTCACCTTATCTCTTATTTTACAAGAGAGTTTACTCGAACTAAGCGGTGCTCGTGAGATAGAACGTAGGCCCAATATGTTTTTATTAGATATCCGAGAAACTCAGAAAGAGGACCTACTAACGGCGATTAAGACCTTTCCAGTGGATAAACAGTTTTTGGCTCCTGTCATTGGAGCAAGGCTTTCCAAAGTCAATGGAGAACCCATCAAAAAAGAAGATACGATCAAAAACGCAATGGATCGGAATTGGCGCGCCACCGCAAGGACTCGGGAATACTTTTTGTCCTATCGGGATGAGATGTATGATACAGAAGAAGTGACCAAAGGTTCCTGGTGGGACAATTCAGGACGCAATGAAATTTCCGTAGAAAGGGATTTTGCCGGGTATTTGCAGGCGGGAGTGGGCGACGAACTGACCTTCAATGTCCAAGGTCGAGAAGTTTCAGGAAAAATCACTAATTTACGTTCAGTGAACTGGGCGGATATGAAACCAAACTTTGTGGTTTTATTTTCCAAAGGTATTTTGGAAAAGGCTCCGCGTTTTTATATTGTTTCCTTACTCATTGATTCTGGGGAAAGCAGATACCAATTACAAAAGGTCATTGTGAATCGGTTTCCGAACATCACAGTGATCGACACAGAAAAAACCATCCAAGCCTTTATGGGAATTTTGGAAAAAGTCACTCAAATGATGGCTCTTATGACTGCTTTTATCTTAGCAGCTTCCTTTGTTCTCGTATTTACAACGTTATATGCCAGCCAATCCGAAAGAAAACGGGAGTTTGCCCTTTTACGAGTCATTGGTGCGAACAGTCGTTTTATGGTAAAACATTTCCTGCGTGAAGCATTGCTTGTTTCTGTGATTTCATTTTTACTCGGATTAATATATTCCGTTGTAGCAAATGAAGTTCTCAATCGGTCAGTTTTGGAATTAAGAAGTGTTTATCCTTACGGTCAACTGAGTTTAGTGTTTTTAGGAATTTGTTTAGTGACTGTGAGTTTGTATGCCTTAGGACTTTTTAGTTTCTTTCGAATGCCAACGAAAACAGTGTTAAAGGAAATCAAATAA